From the genome of Methanocella sp., one region includes:
- a CDS encoding Chromate resistance protein ChrB, translating to MLQGKDYMLNRLDYTFNIRCTYDGMNDMEWLLILTQLPQTPSSTRVTVWRRMKAAGAVNLQSSAWVLPNSARHEEFLKEMRSFIQSQNGRAFIFTVKSQDSESDDSIVELFNPYIDRDYTEFAESCQALLNEIDKSTEQKEFDFSELDELEEDLQKLTSWLRKIKARDFFKSQKGDSADALIGQCRKKLQAFEKIVYANEGLEVPEDSD from the coding sequence ATGTTACAAGGCAAAGATTATATGCTAAATAGATTAGATTATACATTCAATATTAGATGTACATATGATGGTATGAACGATATGGAATGGCTATTAATACTTACCCAGTTGCCCCAGACTCCTTCTAGTACCAGAGTCACGGTATGGAGACGGATGAAAGCAGCCGGGGCTGTGAACCTTCAGAGTAGTGCCTGGGTGCTGCCGAATTCGGCCAGGCATGAGGAATTTTTAAAGGAGATGCGCTCGTTCATACAGTCCCAGAATGGCAGGGCGTTTATATTCACGGTTAAGAGCCAGGACTCTGAATCCGATGATTCCATCGTGGAATTGTTCAATCCATACATCGACAGAGACTATACTGAATTTGCCGAGAGCTGCCAGGCCCTGCTGAATGAGATCGATAAGTCGACAGAGCAAAAAGAATTCGATTTTTCGGAGCTGGACGAACTGGAGGAAGACCTTCAAAAGCTGACGAGCTGGCTGAGAAAGATCAAGGCCCGGGACTTCTTTAAAAGCCAGAAAGGGGATTCCGCCGACGCCTTAATAGGACAGTGCCGTAAAAAACTTCAGGCTTTCGAAAAAATCGTATATGCGAATGAAGGACTTGAAGTACCGGAAGACTCCGATTAA